The Streptomyces kanamyceticus genome window below encodes:
- the mscL gene encoding large conductance mechanosensitive channel protein MscL: protein MSEKKEPGVWEGFKAFLMRGNVVDLAVAVVIGAAFTNIVNSVVKGVINPLVGAFGTKDLDHYSSCLKAPCEMKADGTVASGIPIMWGSVLSAVLSFVITAAVVYFLMVLPMAKYLAKQAARKAAKEGTQEVMELSELEVLKEIRDALVAQRGSGHREE, encoded by the coding sequence GTGAGCGAGAAGAAGGAACCGGGCGTCTGGGAGGGCTTCAAAGCCTTCCTGATGCGCGGCAATGTCGTCGACCTGGCGGTCGCGGTGGTCATCGGCGCCGCGTTCACGAACATCGTGAACTCGGTGGTCAAGGGTGTCATCAACCCGCTCGTCGGCGCCTTCGGGACGAAGGATCTCGACCACTACAGCTCGTGCCTGAAGGCACCGTGCGAGATGAAGGCCGACGGGACGGTCGCCAGCGGCATCCCGATCATGTGGGGTTCCGTGCTCAGCGCGGTCCTCAGCTTCGTGATCACCGCGGCCGTCGTGTACTTCCTGATGGTCCTGCCGATGGCCAAGTACCTGGCCAAGCAGGCCGCGCGGAAGGCCGCGAAGGAGGGCACCCAGGAGGTCATGGAGCTGTCCGAGCTGGAGGTCCTCAAGGAGATCCGCGACGCCCTGGTGGCGCAGCGCGGCTCGGGGCACCGCGAGGAGTAG
- a CDS encoding S-methyl-5'-thioadenosine phosphorylase translates to MVNTANATRAEIGVIGGSGFYSFLDRVTEVQVDTPYGAPSDSLFLGEVAGRRVAFLPRHGRGHHLPPHRINYRANLWALRSVGVRQVLGPCAVGGLRAEYGPGTLLVPDQLVDRTKSRAQTYFDGVPLPDGDVPNVVHVSLADPYCPVGRGAALKAARGREWEPVDGGTLVVVEGPRFSTRAESLWHAAQGWSVVGMTGHPEAALARELELCYTSLTLVTDLDAGAETGEGVSHDEVLRVFAANVDRLRGVLFDAVAGLPADGERECLCAGALGGMEPGIRLP, encoded by the coding sequence ATGGTGAACACGGCGAACGCGACGCGGGCCGAGATCGGCGTGATCGGCGGATCCGGCTTCTACTCCTTCCTCGACCGGGTGACCGAGGTCCAGGTCGACACCCCCTACGGAGCTCCCAGCGACTCCCTCTTCCTCGGTGAGGTCGCGGGACGCCGGGTCGCCTTCCTGCCCCGGCACGGCCGCGGCCATCATCTGCCACCGCACCGCATCAACTACCGCGCCAACCTCTGGGCGTTGCGGTCCGTGGGCGTACGCCAGGTGCTCGGTCCCTGTGCGGTGGGCGGGCTGCGGGCCGAGTACGGGCCCGGGACGCTGCTGGTCCCCGACCAGCTGGTGGACCGCACGAAATCGCGTGCGCAGACATACTTCGACGGGGTGCCGCTGCCCGACGGCGACGTGCCCAACGTCGTGCATGTCTCGCTCGCCGATCCGTACTGCCCCGTGGGGCGCGGCGCCGCGCTGAAGGCGGCGCGCGGCCGGGAGTGGGAGCCGGTGGACGGCGGGACGCTCGTGGTGGTCGAGGGGCCGCGCTTCTCGACCCGTGCGGAGTCGCTCTGGCACGCGGCGCAGGGCTGGTCGGTGGTGGGCATGACCGGGCACCCCGAGGCGGCGCTCGCCCGCGAACTGGAGCTCTGCTACACGTCGTTGACACTGGTCACCGACCTCGACGCGGGTGCGGAGACCGGCGAGGGCGTCTCGCACGACGAGGTGCTCCGGGTGTTCGCCGCCAATGTGGACCGGCTGCGGGGCGTCCTGTTCGACGCGGTGGCGGGGCTGCCGGCGGACGGGGAGCGGGAGTGTCTGTGTGCGGGGGCGCTGGGTGGGATGGAGCCGGGGATCCGGCTGCCGTGA
- a CDS encoding FmdB family zinc ribbon protein, producing the protein MPTYQYQCTECGEGLEAVQKFTDDALTVCPNCDGRLKKVFSAVGIVFKGSGFYRNDSRGSSSSSTPATSKGSSDAKSSSSSSDSSSSSSSSSTSSSSDSKSSGSSSSTSSSSSSSSAA; encoded by the coding sequence GTGCCGACGTACCAGTACCAGTGCACCGAGTGTGGCGAGGGCCTCGAGGCGGTGCAGAAGTTCACCGATGACGCCCTGACCGTGTGCCCCAACTGCGACGGACGCCTCAAGAAGGTGTTCTCGGCGGTCGGCATCGTCTTCAAGGGATCCGGCTTCTACCGCAACGACAGCCGCGGCTCGTCGTCGAGCAGCACGCCGGCCACGTCGAAGGGCTCCTCCGACGCGAAGTCCTCTTCGTCGTCCTCGGATTCTTCTTCGTCGTCGTCTTCCTCGTCGACGTCCTCCTCCTCGGACTCGAAGTCGTCCGGCTCCTCCTCGTCGACGTCGTCGTCCTCGTCGTCGAGCTCGGCCGCGTAG
- a CDS encoding MFS transporter, with product MASTVTESRPGYGQLLRTPRAWTFLLPGFAARQPFAMLTISIVLLVQHTTGSYGIAGAVSAVTGVSMAMFAPFSGKLADRFGQRAVLLPGVLVHSASVLTMTVLALSDAPLWALFVAAVPAGASTPQIGPMVRARWAAKLQDSPLAGTAAAFESVTDELTFVLGPLFATALCTTIDPAAGLLTEAGLTLVGGLLFAAQKSTQPKPAAHGAEHARVEHVSALRIPGVRVLIVTFLGIGAVFGGMQVSLAAFTESIGEPGLNGVLYGTFAAGNMLSGIACGAIAWKVSPQRRLLVGYAALTLMASGLWAAHSALLLAGLGLLVGVCIAPALISGYTLVDKLVPPTGRTEAFTWLTGAVALGQAAAVTVAGQLEDRFWDGAGFLVPLGGTALAFVVLIALRSRLVPKAPGRTVARGVSHRTPVTVD from the coding sequence GTGGCATCCACGGTCACCGAATCCCGCCCGGGCTACGGACAGCTCCTGCGCACCCCTCGCGCCTGGACGTTCCTGCTTCCCGGCTTCGCCGCACGTCAGCCGTTCGCGATGCTCACCATCTCGATCGTGCTCCTTGTGCAGCACACCACCGGCTCCTACGGCATCGCGGGCGCCGTCTCCGCCGTCACCGGCGTCTCCATGGCGATGTTCGCGCCGTTCAGCGGCAAGCTCGCCGACCGCTTCGGACAGCGCGCCGTGCTGCTGCCCGGCGTGCTCGTGCACTCCGCCTCGGTGCTCACCATGACGGTCCTCGCGCTCTCCGACGCCCCCTTGTGGGCACTTTTCGTCGCCGCCGTGCCCGCGGGCGCCTCGACGCCGCAGATCGGCCCCATGGTGCGGGCCCGCTGGGCCGCCAAGCTGCAGGACTCCCCGCTGGCCGGTACGGCGGCCGCCTTCGAGTCGGTCACCGACGAGCTGACCTTCGTCCTCGGCCCGCTCTTCGCGACCGCGCTGTGCACCACGATCGACCCGGCCGCCGGACTGCTCACCGAGGCCGGACTCACGCTGGTGGGCGGCCTGCTGTTCGCCGCCCAGAAGAGCACCCAGCCCAAGCCCGCCGCGCACGGCGCGGAGCACGCACGCGTGGAGCACGTTTCCGCGCTGCGCATCCCCGGTGTGCGGGTCCTGATCGTCACGTTCCTCGGCATCGGCGCCGTCTTCGGCGGCATGCAGGTCTCGCTGGCCGCCTTCACCGAGTCGATCGGCGAGCCCGGCCTGAACGGTGTCCTGTACGGGACGTTCGCCGCGGGCAACATGCTCTCCGGCATCGCCTGCGGCGCCATCGCCTGGAAGGTCTCCCCGCAGCGGCGCCTCCTCGTCGGTTACGCGGCGCTGACCCTGATGGCCTCCGGACTGTGGGCGGCGCACTCCGCGCTCCTGCTCGCCGGGCTAGGCCTGCTCGTCGGCGTCTGCATCGCTCCCGCGCTGATCAGCGGCTACACCCTGGTCGACAAGCTGGTCCCGCCGACCGGGCGCACGGAGGCCTTCACCTGGCTCACCGGCGCCGTCGCGCTCGGCCAGGCCGCCGCCGTCACGGTCGCGGGACAGCTGGAGGACCGTTTCTGGGACGGTGCCGGATTCCTGGTCCCCCTGGGGGGCACGGCACTGGCCTTCGTGGTGCTGATCGCCCTGCGGTCACGGCTCGTGCCGAAGGCGCCGGGGCGGACGGTGGCGCGTGGCGTGAGTCACCGCACGCCGGTCACGGTGGACTGA
- a CDS encoding potassium/proton antiporter, which produces MRSQVRARRKERPLTVHHLNQLLLVCSLVLLVAVAAVRISSRSGLPSLLLYLGIGVAIGQDGIGNVTFNNAELTQVIGYAALVVILAEGGLGTKWKEVKPALPAAAALSTLGVAVSVGVTAAGAHYLVGLEWRQALIIGAVVSSTDAAAVFSVLRKVPLPSRVTGVLEAESGFNDAPVVILVVAFSTAGPVDAWYLLIGKIALELAIGAAIGLAVGWLGAYGLRHVALPASGLYPIAVMAIAVTAYAAGAMAHGSGFLAVYLASMVLGNAKLPHWPATRGFAEGLGWIAQIGMFVLLGLLVTPHDLLDDTWPAIIIGLVLTMVARPLEVVLSLLPFRMPWQEKALLSWAGLRGAVPIILATIPMVGGVEDSQRIFNIVFVLVVVYTLIQGPTLPWLARKLRLGDSSEAADLGIESAPLERLRGHLLSVGIPKGSRMHGVEVGELRLPQGAAVTLVVRDGESFVPLPATVLRRGDELLVVATDPVRDAAEKRLRAVGHGGKLAGWLGTAGEKHQS; this is translated from the coding sequence ATGAGGTCCCAAGTACGCGCACGGAGGAAGGAACGGCCCCTGACTGTCCACCACCTCAACCAGCTCCTGCTCGTCTGCTCGCTCGTTCTGCTCGTCGCGGTGGCGGCGGTCCGCATCTCGTCGCGCAGCGGGCTCCCCAGCCTGCTGCTCTACCTCGGAATCGGCGTCGCGATAGGCCAGGACGGCATCGGCAACGTCACCTTCAACAACGCCGAGCTGACGCAGGTCATCGGCTACGCCGCCCTGGTCGTGATCCTCGCCGAGGGCGGCCTCGGCACGAAGTGGAAAGAGGTCAAGCCGGCCCTGCCCGCGGCGGCCGCGCTCTCCACCCTCGGCGTCGCCGTCAGCGTCGGCGTCACGGCCGCCGGAGCGCACTACCTCGTCGGCCTGGAATGGCGGCAGGCCCTGATCATCGGCGCGGTGGTGTCCTCCACGGACGCGGCGGCGGTCTTCTCCGTACTGCGCAAGGTGCCGCTCCCCTCCCGAGTGACAGGTGTCCTCGAAGCGGAGTCGGGCTTCAACGACGCCCCCGTGGTGATCCTCGTCGTGGCGTTCTCCACGGCGGGCCCCGTGGACGCCTGGTACCTGCTGATCGGCAAGATCGCCCTGGAGCTGGCGATCGGCGCCGCGATCGGCCTCGCGGTCGGCTGGCTCGGCGCCTACGGCCTGCGGCACGTGGCCCTGCCCGCCTCAGGCCTGTATCCCATCGCCGTCATGGCCATCGCGGTCACGGCGTACGCGGCGGGCGCCATGGCCCACGGCAGCGGCTTCCTCGCCGTCTACCTCGCCTCGATGGTCCTCGGCAACGCCAAGCTGCCGCACTGGCCCGCCACCCGAGGCTTCGCCGAAGGGCTCGGCTGGATCGCCCAGATCGGCATGTTCGTCCTGCTCGGCCTCCTGGTGACCCCGCACGACCTGCTCGACGACACCTGGCCGGCGATCATCATCGGCCTGGTCCTGACGATGGTGGCGCGCCCCCTGGAAGTCGTGCTCAGCCTGCTGCCGTTCCGCATGCCCTGGCAGGAGAAAGCACTGCTCTCCTGGGCGGGCCTGCGCGGCGCCGTGCCCATCATCCTGGCGACCATCCCCATGGTCGGCGGCGTCGAGGACAGCCAGCGGATCTTCAACATCGTCTTCGTCCTGGTCGTCGTCTACACCCTGATCCAGGGCCCCACGCTGCCCTGGCTGGCCCGGAAGCTGCGCCTGGGCGACTCCTCGGAGGCCGCCGACCTCGGCATCGAGTCGGCGCCCCTGGAGCGGCTGCGCGGGCATCTGCTGTCGGTGGGCATCCCCAAAGGGTCGCGGATGCACGGCGTCGAGGTCGGCGAGCTGCGGCTGCCCCAGGGCGCCGCGGTCACGCTCGTCGTACGCGACGGCGAATCGTTCGTTCCGCTACCGGCCACGGTGCTGCGGCGCGGCGACGAGCTCCTGGTGGTGGCCACCGACCCGGTGCGGGACGCCGCCGAGAAGCGGCTGCGCGCGGTCGGCCACGGCGGCAAGCTCGCCGGATGGCTGGGAACTGCTGGAGAAAAGCACCAATCGTAG
- a CDS encoding penicillin acylase family protein, whose product MPSNTTASSGHKSGKKKGRRARLIVIVLVLAIVGGIGFGAYWSVSTVRASFPQTKGSIKLDGLSGNVEVKRDGNGIPQIYADTDADLFMAQGYVQAQDRFWEMDVRRHMTSGRLSEMFGKGQVKTDEFLRTLGWHRVAKKEYDSKLSPETKKYLQAYAKGVNAYLAGKDGKDISVEYAALGFENDYAPKEWTPVDSVAWLKAMAWDLRGNMQDEIDRSLMTSRLGPEQIKDLYPAYPYKRNKPIVQEGALNSVTKEYDPEGTTSTQTGTNGATGTGLAGGAQAPSGLQSQLSGLSNVLDKVPAILGPNGNGIGSNSWVVSGEHTITGKPLLANDPHLAPQLPSVWYQMGLHCRSVSSKCQYDVSGYTFAGMPGVVIGHNKDIAWGMTNLGADVTDLYLEKFTGDGYQYDDKVLPFKTREEVIKVAGGSSKKITVRETNNGPLISDRDDELVKVGKKAHVDTAAPDRGDGYGVALRWTALTPGKSMDAVFELNRAKDFTEFRKAAASFEVPSQNLIYADTEGHIGYQAPGKIPVRGKGDGSLPAPGWDPAYRWTGYIPQDALPYEYDPKRGYIVTANQAVVGKSYPYDLTADWGYGARSQRIDDLIQSKIKNGGKISTEDMRLMQMDNSSEIAKLLVPKLLKIDVKDKYVREAQKLLEGWDYTQDADSAAAAYFNAVWRSVLKLAFGNKLPKELRVKGQCLNVEPAGNTGPADEGEKVRECGERDADSAQPDGGDRYYEVIRKIIDDEDNDWWKSPATRTDDETKTRDQLFKRALEDARWDLTAKLGKDVDTWSWGRLHRLTLKNQTLGTEGPGWLQFVLNRGPWNLGGGEAAVNATGWNAAGGYGVVWVPSMRMVVNLKDLDKSKWINLTGASGHAYNAHYTDQTDKWAKGELLPWAFNDKAVEDSTSDKLVLTP is encoded by the coding sequence ATGCCCTCCAACACCACCGCCTCTTCCGGTCATAAGTCCGGCAAGAAGAAGGGGCGCCGAGCCCGACTCATCGTGATCGTCCTGGTCTTGGCCATCGTCGGAGGCATCGGCTTCGGCGCGTACTGGAGCGTCAGCACCGTGCGCGCCTCCTTCCCGCAGACCAAGGGATCGATCAAACTCGACGGCCTCTCCGGCAATGTCGAGGTGAAGCGCGACGGCAACGGAATCCCGCAGATCTACGCCGACACCGACGCCGACCTCTTCATGGCCCAGGGCTACGTCCAGGCGCAGGACCGCTTCTGGGAGATGGACGTACGCCGTCATATGACCTCCGGGCGGCTCTCCGAGATGTTCGGCAAGGGTCAGGTCAAGACCGATGAATTCCTGCGCACCCTGGGCTGGCACCGGGTGGCGAAGAAGGAGTACGACTCCAAGCTCTCTCCGGAGACGAAGAAGTACCTCCAGGCGTACGCCAAGGGAGTCAACGCCTACCTGGCCGGCAAGGACGGCAAGGACATCTCCGTCGAGTACGCGGCGCTCGGCTTCGAGAACGACTACGCGCCCAAGGAGTGGACGCCCGTCGACTCCGTGGCCTGGCTCAAGGCGATGGCCTGGGACCTGCGCGGCAACATGCAGGACGAGATCGACCGCTCCTTGATGACGAGCCGCCTCGGCCCCGAGCAGATCAAGGACCTGTACCCGGCCTACCCGTACAAGCGGAACAAGCCGATCGTCCAGGAGGGCGCCCTCAACAGCGTCACCAAGGAGTACGACCCCGAGGGCACCACGAGCACCCAGACGGGCACCAACGGCGCGACGGGCACCGGCCTGGCGGGCGGCGCGCAGGCGCCGTCGGGACTGCAGTCCCAGCTCTCGGGCCTGTCGAACGTCCTGGACAAGGTGCCCGCGATCCTCGGCCCGAACGGCAACGGCATCGGTTCGAACTCGTGGGTGGTCTCGGGCGAGCACACCATCACCGGCAAGCCGCTCCTGGCCAACGACCCGCACCTCGCGCCGCAGCTGCCGTCCGTCTGGTACCAGATGGGCCTGCACTGCCGCTCGGTCTCTTCGAAGTGCCAGTACGACGTCTCGGGCTACACCTTCGCCGGCATGCCGGGCGTGGTCATCGGCCACAACAAGGACATCGCCTGGGGCATGACGAACCTCGGCGCCGACGTCACGGACCTGTACCTGGAGAAGTTCACCGGGGACGGCTACCAGTACGACGACAAGGTGCTGCCCTTCAAGACCCGCGAAGAGGTCATCAAGGTCGCGGGCGGCAGCTCGAAGAAGATCACGGTCCGCGAGACCAACAACGGTCCGCTGATCTCCGACCGCGACGACGAGCTGGTCAAGGTCGGCAAGAAGGCCCATGTCGACACCGCGGCCCCCGACCGGGGCGACGGCTACGGAGTGGCGCTGCGCTGGACCGCGCTGACCCCGGGCAAGTCCATGGACGCCGTCTTCGAGCTCAACAGGGCGAAGGACTTCACGGAGTTCCGCAAGGCGGCCGCTTCTTTTGAAGTGCCCTCCCAGAACCTGATCTACGCGGACACCGAAGGACACATCGGCTACCAGGCACCCGGCAAGATCCCGGTCCGCGGCAAGGGCGACGGCTCGCTCCCCGCCCCCGGCTGGGACCCTGCCTACCGCTGGACCGGCTACATCCCGCAGGACGCGCTGCCCTACGAGTACGACCCGAAGCGCGGCTACATCGTCACCGCCAACCAGGCCGTGGTCGGCAAGAGCTACCCCTACGACCTCACCGCGGACTGGGGCTACGGGGCGCGCAGCCAGCGGATCGACGATCTCATCCAGTCGAAGATCAAGAACGGCGGCAAGATCTCCACCGAGGACATGCGCCTCATGCAGATGGACAACAGCAGCGAGATCGCCAAGCTGCTCGTGCCCAAGCTGCTCAAGATCGACGTCAAGGACAAGTACGTCCGTGAGGCCCAGAAGCTCCTGGAGGGCTGGGACTACACCCAGGACGCCGACTCGGCGGCCGCCGCGTACTTCAACGCGGTCTGGCGCAGCGTCCTCAAGCTCGCCTTCGGCAACAAGCTCCCCAAGGAGCTGCGCGTCAAGGGCCAGTGCCTGAACGTCGAACCGGCAGGCAACACCGGCCCCGCCGACGAGGGCGAGAAGGTCCGCGAGTGCGGCGAGCGCGACGCGGACTCGGCCCAGCCCGACGGCGGCGACCGCTACTACGAGGTGATCCGCAAGATCATCGACGACGAGGACAACGACTGGTGGAAGTCCCCGGCGACGCGCACTGACGACGAGACCAAGACCCGCGACCAGCTGTTCAAGCGGGCCCTGGAGGACGCGCGCTGGGACCTGACGGCCAAGCTCGGCAAGGACGTCGACACCTGGAGCTGGGGCCGCCTGCACCGCCTCACGCTGAAGAACCAGACGCTGGGCACCGAAGGCCCCGGCTGGCTGCAGTTCGTGCTCAACCGCGGCCCGTGGAACCTCGGCGGCGGCGAGGCCGCGGTCAACGCCACCGGCTGGAACGCGGCGGGCGGCTACGGAGTGGTCTGGGTGCCGTCGATGCGCATGGTGGTCAACCTCAAGGACCTCGACAAGTCCAAGTGGATCAACCTCACCGGCGCCTCGGGACACGCGTACAACGCGCACTACACCGACCAGACCGACAAGTGGGCCAAGGGCGAGCTGTTGCCGTGGGCCTTCAACGACAAGGCGGTGGAGGACAGCACGAGCGACAAGCTGGTGCTGACTCCCTGA
- a CDS encoding 5-formyltetrahydrofolate cyclo-ligase, with product MSGTDPGGQPTKRTLRRDFLAVRSRFTQDDVEKAASVLAGRALELPELAAARTVAAYVSVGGEPGTRALLDALHARGTRVLLPVLLADNDLDWGVYDGAGALARVQHQGKIELLEPSGERLGPDAVLTADAVLLPGLAVDERGMRLGRGGGSYDRVLARLERAAADPALVVLLYDSEVVAHVPVEAHDRAVHAVVTPSGARRFR from the coding sequence ATGAGCGGAACCGACCCCGGCGGGCAGCCAACCAAGCGGACGTTGCGGCGGGACTTCCTCGCGGTGAGGAGCCGGTTTACTCAGGATGACGTGGAAAAGGCCGCTTCGGTTCTCGCCGGGCGCGCACTGGAACTCCCCGAACTGGCCGCGGCACGCACGGTAGCGGCCTACGTCTCCGTGGGCGGCGAGCCCGGCACGCGCGCCCTCCTCGACGCCCTCCACGCGCGCGGGACACGGGTTCTGCTGCCCGTACTACTCGCCGACAACGACCTGGACTGGGGCGTGTACGACGGAGCGGGCGCACTCGCCCGCGTGCAACACCAGGGAAAGATCGAGCTGTTGGAGCCCTCCGGGGAGCGGCTCGGCCCCGACGCCGTCCTGACGGCCGACGCCGTGCTGCTTCCGGGGCTCGCCGTGGACGAGCGCGGGATGCGGCTCGGGCGGGGCGGCGGATCGTACGACCGGGTCCTGGCCCGCCTGGAGCGCGCGGCCGCCGATCCCGCGCTCGTGGTGCTTCTGTACGACTCCGAAGTGGTCGCGCACGTCCCGGTGGAGGCACACGACCGAGCGGTGCACGCCGTCGTGACGCCGTCGGGCGCGCGCCGCTTCCGCTGA